In one window of Syngnathus scovelli strain Florida chromosome 20, RoL_Ssco_1.2, whole genome shotgun sequence DNA:
- the LOC125990676 gene encoding 12-(S)-hydroxy-5,8,10,14-eicosatetraenoic acid receptor — protein MLFPALFHREDSSPAPDMANSTIYQLIEACEVTHEGLYKFYAAIMIIIVILALPLNMSVLHLFIFKLKFWKSNSNNVFLFNLVLADMLLLFSLPIKAYNFIQGERRNSNDAVCKAMLFMLFLNRGASIAFLTVTSIDRYFNVVHPGRKNLLKALKKSPHISIFIWLLLLPLTIPTMLKNFECCNSHKSDRDDTLIKDVVDSLREAVFFTQILIPFIILVYCTVHIVNRLRKKTVGNKTKLKRAVFLVTSVMVVFSLCFLPCTIARMVLLVARVHEWGASAQDKATVAFDGLMVLSFLDCLLDPLVYCFCSTKFKALYLSNYFPFLLKEDSLPMDSSTGNTSNPKRNNVI, from the exons ATGCTTTTTCCAGCACTTTTCCACAG AGAAGATTCCTCCCCGGCTCCTGACATGGCAAACAGCACCATATACCAGCTGATCGAAGCTTGCGAGGTCACCCACGAGGGGCTCTACAAGTTCTACGCCGCCATCATGATTATAATCGTCATCCTGGCCTTGCCTCTCAACATGTCCGTCCTGCACCTCTTCATCTTCAAGTTGAAGTTCTGGAAGTCCAACAGCAACAACGTCTTCCTGTTCAACCTGGTGCTGGCCGACATGCTGCTCCTCTTCAGCCTCCCCATCAAGGCATACAACTTCATCCAAGGGGAGCGGCGGAACAGCAACGACGCCGTGTGCAAAGCCATGCTCTTCATGCTCTTCCTCAACCGGGGAGCCAGCATTGCCTTCCTCACTGTCACGTCCATCGACCGCTACTTCAACGTAGTCCACCCAGGCCGCAAGAATCTGCTTAAAGCTCTCAAGAAATCGCCGCACATCTCCATCTTCATCTGGCTGCTGCTTCTGCCCCTCACCATTCCGACCATGCTGAAGAACTTTGAATGCTGCAACAGCCACAAGAGTGACAGGGATGACACTCTGATCAAG GATGTGGTGGACAGTTTAAGAGAAGCGGTCTTCTTCACGCAAATCCTCATCCCCTTCATCATCCTGGTCTACTGCACCGTGCACATCGTCAACCGCTTGCGCAAGAAGACGGTGGGCAACAAGACCAAACTGAAGAGAGCCGTTTTCCTGGTCACCTCAGTCATGGTGGTCTTCTCGCTCTGCTTCCTGCCGTGCACCATCGCGCGGATGGTGCTGCTGGTGGCCCGTGTGCATGAGTGGGGGGCGTCAGCCCAGGACAAAGCGACGGTGGCTTTCGACGGCCTCATGGTTCTGTCCTTCTTGGATTGTCTGCTGGACCCGCTGGTCTACTGCTTCTGCAGCACCAAGTTCAAGGCGCTCTACTTGTCCAATTATTTCCCCTTCTTGCTGAAGGAAGATTCTTTGCCGATGGACAGCTCCACGGGGAACACGTCAAACCCGAAACGCAACAACGTCATCTGA
- the LOC125990677 gene encoding 12-(S)-hydroxy-5,8,10,14-eicosatetraenoic acid receptor: MGTNSSAVDNKLDHCNVTNAATYNVLSGIIVGQFALGLPLNLSVLYIFLFRFKFWKNKSVFLFNIVVADFLLVACLPGEFYSFQLGQRRSTNHGLCKTMLFMLFLNRGASIAFLVTLTLDRYFNVVHLGRRNFVKVLKKSPEISVVIWLLLLPLTIPIMVQSFECCNSHGRIVETIYHDITDTSREVVFFSQILIPFIILLYCTVRTVHRLRRKTVGEKAKLRRAMCVVMSVIVIFSVCFLPCAVARAALLFVRLKGWQETEGVMVQVNDSLMVLSYTDCLLDPLVYCFCHSGFKDAYLNTFCPAFLHKRLCKAKTTTMTTTTTSAGRSLSLRMIENFQV; this comes from the exons ATGGGAACCAACTCATCGGCCGTGGATAACAAGTTGGACCACTGCAACGTGACGAACGCCGCGACGTACAACGTCCTCTCCGGGATCATCGTGGGACAGTTTGCGCTCGGTCTGCCTCTCAACCTCTCCGTCCTCTACATCTTCCTCTTCAG GTTCAAGTTCTGGAAGAACAAGAGCGTGTTTCTGTTCAACATCGTGGTGGCCGACTTTCTGCTGGTGGCCTGCCTTCCCGGCGAGTTCTACAGCTTCCAGCTGGGTCAGAGGCGAAGTACCAATCACGGGCTGTGCAAGACCATGCTCTTCATGCTCTTCCTCAACCGCGGGGCCAGCATCGCCTTCTTAGTCACCCTGACCCTGGACCGTTACTTCAACGTGGTGCACCTCGGACGGAGGAACTTCGTCAAG GTCCTGAAGAAGTCTCCGGAAATCTCGGTGGTGATCTGGCTGCTTCTGTTGCCGCTCACCATCCCGATCATGGTCCAGAGCTTCGAGTGCTGCAACAGCCACGGACGAATCGTGGAGACCATCTACCATGACATCACAGACACCTCCAGAGAG GTGGTGTTCTTCTCGCAAATTCTCATCCCTTTCATCATCTTGCTATACTGCACGGTGCGCACCGTCCATCGGCTCAGGAGGAAGACGGTGGGAGAAAAGGCCAAATTGAGGCGGGCCATGTGTGTGGTTATGTCGGTGATAGTCATCTTCTCCGTTTGCTTCCTGCCGTGCGCCGTCGCCCGAGCGGCATTGCTATTCGTGCGTCTGAAAGGATGGCAAGAGACCGAGGGTGTGATGGTTCAGGTGAACGACTCGCTCATGGTGCTGTCCTACACCGACTGCCTGCTGGACCCGCTGGTCTACTGCTTCTGCCACTCGGGCTTTAAGGACGCCTACCTGAACACCTTCTGTCCGGCTTTCCTGCACAAGAGACTGTGTAAGGCCAAAACCACAACAATGACTACTACGACGACCTCTGCAGGCAGGAGCCTCTCTTTGCGTATGATTGAGAACTTTCAAGTATGA
- the msraa gene encoding mitochondrial peptide methionine sulfoxide reductase has protein sequence MISSSNASRLSLFWRHFVNRRMGDMTSKIHMPSPDKALPGRTEAIKVVAKHDVNGNRTTPPFPEDTQMVVFGMGCFWGAERKFWRQKGVYSTQVGYAGGYTPNPTYNEVCSGMTGHTEVVRVVFYPNQIPFSNLLKIFWESHNPTQGMRQGNDVGTPYRSAIYTCSQQQLEEALASRDQYQKVLTEEGFGSITTEIAEGKPFYYAEDYHQQYLSKNPGGYCGLGGTGVSCPIGIKAKV, from the exons ATGATCTCATCCTCCAACGCCTCCAGACTAAGTCTTTTTTGGCGACATTTTGTCAACCGTCGGATGGGAGACATGACCTCCAAGATTCACATGCCAAGCCCGGATAAAGCGCTACCCGGCCGGACTGAAGCCATCAAAGTAGTGG CCAAACATGATGTGAACGGCAACAGAACCACGCCACCGTTCCCAGAAGACACGCAGATGGTTGTTTTTG GGATGGGCTGCTTCTGGGGCGCAGAGAGGAAGTTTTGGCGTCAGAAAGGCGTTTATTCCACTCAGGTGGGCTATGCCGGGGGATACACGCCTAACCCCACCTACAACGAAGTGTGCTcag GCATGACAGGCCACACCGAGGTGGTCCGAGTGGTCTTTTATCCAAACCAGATTCCCTTTTCCAATCTGCTCAAGATCTTCTGGGAAAGCCATAACCCAACGCAAG GTATGCGTCAGGGCAACGACGTGGGTACGCCGTACCGATCGGCAATCTACACTTGCTCCCAGCAGCAACTAGAGGAGGCACTCGCGTCCCGAGATCAATATCAGAAG GTTCTGACGGAAGAAGGTTTCGGAAGCATCACAACAGAGATTGCGGAAGGAAAGCCATTTTACTATGCCGAGGATTACCACCAGCAATACCTTAGCAAGAACCCAGGCGGCTATTGCGGGTTGGGCGGGACTGGAGTCTCCTGTCCAATAGGAATCAAGGCAAAGGTCTAA